Proteins encoded together in one Felis catus isolate Fca126 chromosome B3, F.catus_Fca126_mat1.0, whole genome shotgun sequence window:
- the GSKIP gene encoding GSK3B-interacting protein → METDCNPMELSSMSGFEEDAQLNGFEEADMKDMKLEAEAVVNDVLFAVNNMFVSKNLRCADDVAYINVETRERNRYCLELTEAGLRVVGYAFDQVDDHLHTPYHETVYSLLDTLSPAYREAFGNALLQRLEALKRDGQS, encoded by the exons ATGGAAACAGACTGTAATCCCATGGAGCTAAGTAGCATGTCAGGATTTGAAGAAGATGCGCAGCTTAATGGTTTTGAAGAAGCTGATATGAAAGATATGAAGCTAGAAGCTGAAGCAGTTGTCAACGATGTTCTCTTTGCTGTTAACAACATGTTTGTCTCAAAAAACTTGCGCTGTGCAGATGATGTGGCCTATATCAATGTGGAAACAAGAGAGAGGAACAGATACTGCCTGGAGCTGACTGAAGCAGGGCTCAGG GTGGTAGGTTATGCTTTTGACCAAGTGGACGATCACTTACACACCCCCTATCATGAAACAGTCTACTCTTTGCTGGATACCCTCAGCCCTGCCTACCGGGAAGCATTTGGAAACGCACTCCTTCAAAGACTGGAAGCTTTGAAAAGGGATGGACAGTCATGA